A window of Solea senegalensis isolate Sse05_10M linkage group LG20, IFAPA_SoseM_1, whole genome shotgun sequence contains these coding sequences:
- the tpbga gene encoding trophoblast glycoprotein a produces the protein MLDRLAPRALLLALLCCCGVRASSSSSSPSPCPARCECSEAAHTVKCVSKDLRTIPTGIPGYTRNLFVTGNQIRRIGPESFRELENVTNLSLSNNRISEVESHTFAGLRSLRSLDLSNNQLAIIHPEAFTVQNESLQELNLSRALYNHSSVMDLATSFRWSSLATLKVLDLSHNNLIFLPSRIFSHLSSLRRLQLSNNSLVAIHNATFLGLDRLEELDLTLNALRTVPEEGLLELDSLPTATLLLGENPFTCTCGIEPFAAWLNRSQGRIRNADGLVCSFPLSMRNTSMLAVGTLTLGCHQRDAGADLALQTSYVFLGIVLGFIGLIFLFVLYLNRKGIKKRVYDLRDACREVWEGYHYRIEIDSDPRVSQVSAGVDA, from the exons ATGCTGGATCGTCTGGCGCCGCGCGCTCTTCTCCTCgcgctcctctgctgctgcggCGTCCGCGCGTCCTCGTCCTCATCTTCGCCGTCTCCGTGTCCCGCGCGCTGCGAGTGTTCCGAGGCGGCGCACACCGTGAAGTGCGTCTCCAAAGACCTGCGGACAATTCCGACCGGGATCCCCGGGTACACCCGGAATCTGTTCGTCACTGGGAACCAGATCCGCCGCATCGGTCCGGAGAGTTTCAGAGAACTGGAGAATGTGACCAACTTGTCTCTGAGCAATAACAG GATCTCAGAGGTGGAATCTCACACGTTTGCCGGACTCCGCAGCCTCCGCTCTCTGGACCTGAGCAACAACCAGCTGGCCATCATTCACCCCGAGGCCTTCACCGTCCAGAACGAGTCCCTGCAGGAGCTCAACCTCAGCCGAGCCCTTTACAACCACTCGTCGGTGATGGACCTGGCCACGTCCTTCCGCTGGAGCTCCCTGGCGACGCTGAAGGTTCTGGACCTCTCTCACAACAACCTCATCTTCCTGCCCTCGCGCATCTTCTCCCACCTGAGCAGCCTGCGGAGGCTCCAGCTCTCCAACAACTCCCTGGTCGCCATCCACAACGCCACCTTCTTGGGTCTGGATCGCCTGGAGGAACTGGACCTCACGCTCAACGCCCTCAGGACGGTGCCAGAGGAGGGCCTGCTGGAGCTGGACTCCCTGCCCACAGCGACGCTCCTGCTGGGGGAAAACCCTTTCACGTGCACGTGTGGGATTGAACCTTTTGCCGCGTGGCTCAACAGGTCGCAGGGACGTATCAGAAACGCCGACGGCCTCGTGTGCTCCTTCCCACTGAGCATGAGGAACACGTCCATGCTCGCTGTGGGCACGCTGACTCTGGGCTGCCACCAGAGGGACGCAGGGGCGGACCTGGCCCTGCAGACGTCGTACGTCTTCCTGGGCATCGTCCTGGGCTTCATCggcctcatcttcctctttgtACTTTATCTGAACCGGAAGGGCATCAAGAAACGCGTGTACGACCTGCGGGACGCGTGCAGGGAGGTGTGGGAGGGCTACCACTACCGCATCGAGATCGACTCGGACCCGCGGGTGTCGCAGGTCTCAGCGGGCGTCGACGCGTGA
- the LOC122786749 gene encoding uncharacterized protein LOC122786749, whose amino-acid sequence MARGIHLGMLLILVQAEHVCCSWATEAHGSQRRNGNTYVGFSQRDGGETRLGGSYPQNKFRQASSSFNPEPVVGSSYNNNHNNKQHNNQGFSQPAQSGSGYSSVRFVQAKVSKPNWPTSVSNNVNAQTAETPQKSRFGLSTLIASGNSVSKYPTKKSYTAIRPRSWPAEQGTRRTGQYLPSSSASSRERNYLTSSSQQSAAQRPRSSPANTPAFSSQGRSASPHPPAQKATLFRSNSYVPNSVQMRTSATAPAQRLTSKHALLSPAGPANTYPSKSASNVESSAVFAPRSMQVKTNQRFNNPRYTSQQNEAGVSSLWNTNAGQPGSHLGSNPGSQRFAPTKTLSIPERFGGFAIRRLREPVDQKPAPQQRHANPSQKTASYDPQQGLHEPSRWMNVRAGQMQQ is encoded by the exons ATGGCTCGTGGGATTCATTTGGG GATGTTGCTGATTTTAGTTCAAGCAGAGCATGTTTGCTGTTCATGGGCCACAGAAG CTCACGGCTCCCAGAGACGAAACGGCAACACATATGTTGGCTTCTCACAACGCGACGGTGGTGAAACCAGACTTGGTGGCAGTTATCCCCAGAATAAATTCAGACAGGCCTCCAGCAGCTTTAACCCAGAGCCTGTAGTTGGTAgcagttataataataatcataataataaacaacataataatcAGGGCTTTTCACAGCCAGCTCAGAGCGGCAGTGGCTACTCATCAGTCCGGTTTGTGCAGGCTAAAGTGTCAAAGCCCAACTGGCCAACGTCTGTGTCCAACAACGTTAATGCTCAGACCGCAGAAACACCACAGAAGTCCAGGTTTGGCCTCTCTACTTTGATAGCGAGTGGAAACTCTGTGTCCAAGTATCCGACCAAGAAAAGCTACACGGCGATCAGGCCGAGGAGTTGGCCGGCGGAGCAGGGAACCCGTCGCACTGGTCAGTATCTGCCGAGCAGCTCGGCGTCTTCTCGGGAGAGAAACTACTTGACCTCGTCCTCGCAGCAGTCTGCAGCACAGAGGCCTCGCAGCTCTCCTGCCAACACTCCGGCCTTCTCCTCTCAAGGACGCTCCGCCTCTCCTCACCCACCTGCGCAGAAGGCCACTTTGTTCAGGTCAAACTCTTACGTTCCAAACTCGGTGCAAATGAGAACCTCAGCCACGGCTCCTGCTCAGAGACTGACCTCCAAACACGCTCTGCTCTCGCCCGCCGGGCCTGCCAACACTTACCCGAGCAAGTCTGCTTCTAACGTGGAGTCAAGTGCTGTGTTTGCACCGAGGAGCATGCAGGTGAAAACAAACCAGAGGTTTAACAACCCCAGGTACACGTCTCAGCAGAACGAGGCTGGTGTGAGCTCGCTGTGGAACACAAACGCAGGCCAGCCTGGATCTCATCTTGGATCTAATCCTGGATCTCAGCGCTTCGCTCCAACCAAGACTCTCAGCATCCCCGAGCGCTTCGGGGGCTTCGCCATCAGGCGTCTGAGAGAACCAGTCGACCAGAAACCAGCTCCACAGCAGCGCCACGCGAACCCTTCACAGAAGACGGCGTCGTACGACCCACAGCAGGGTCTTCATGAGCCCAGCCGGTGGATGAACGTCAGAGCAGGACAG ATGCAGCAGTGA
- the LOC122786875 gene encoding SH3 domain-binding protein 5-like, translating to MDPLQSPCEKESQCAEEEEEEEGEEVDPRIQGELEKLNQSTDDINRWESELEDCRQRFRAVLVEATMKLDEQVKRIGRAVDDSKPYWEARKVARQAQVEAQKATQEFQRAVEILRAAKETIALAEERLLEEESRQFDSAWQEMLNHATQRVMEAEQARTRSEAEHRKTAANHNSCISHMRQLEKKLKRSINKSRPYFELKAKYYLQLEQLKRHVDEYQAKLVVAKAEYRAALRSLETISEEIHAQRRAVAMGTREQGVGAEGDEDGHDDIANFKMESDGLSMVSVSIDEDGSHSSSSSEEETTDTHSTSSSKTTPSSPSSSSSHPSTSASTPLDTPPSYISTSPSPPDLSASSPVGLELGRTCSSGDPDSVCGSGHASPLLGPRSQCSGASSPDCDQERGDRAEGAEASLEAGLNKLTLTVSPQKQGDSEDDQDQDQDQDQHYDNHETTTSSTAIVILNSV from the exons ATGGATCCTTTACAGAGTCCCTGTGAGAAGGAATCACAGTgtgctgaggaagaggaggaggaggagggggaggaagtggACCCGAGAATACAG GGAGAATTGGAGAAGTTAAACCAGTCCACAGATGACATTAACCGCTGGGAGAGTGAGCTGGAG gactGCCGTCAGAGGTTCCGTGCCGTTCTGGTGGAAGCGACGATGAAGCTGGACGAGCAGGTGAAGAGGATCGGGCGAGCTGTGGACGACTCCAAGCCGTACTGGGAGGCCCGCAAAGTCGCGAGACag GCCCAGGTGGAGGCACAGAAGGCCACTCAGGAGTTCCAGCGAGCGGTGGAGATTCTGCGCGCGGCCAAAGAAACCATCGCCCTGGCCGAGGAgcggctgctggaggaggaaaGCCGACAGTTCGACTCCGCCTGGCAGGAAATGCTTAACCATGCCACGCAGAGG GTGATGGAGGCCGAGCAGGCGAGAACACGCAGCGAAGCCGAACACAGGAAAACTGCGGCAAACCACAACTCCTGCATCAGCCACATGAGGCAGTTAGAGAAGAAGCTCAAACGCTCCATCAACAAATCCAG ACCATATTTTGAACTAAAAGCCAAGTACTACCTACAGCTCGAG CAACTAAAACGCCACGTGGACGAGTATCAGGCCAAACTGGTCGTGGCTAAAGCCGAGTACCGCGCGGCGCTGCGTAGCCTGGAGACCATCTCTGAGGAGATTCACGCGCAGCGGCGCGCCGTCGCCATGGGAACGCGGGAGCAGGGTGTCGGCGCGGAAGGCGACGAGGACGGCCACGACGACATCGCCAATTTCAAAATGGAGTCGGACGGTCTGTCAA tggtgTCCGTGTCCATTGATGAAGACggcagtcacagcagcagcagctcagaggagGAGACGACAGACACTcactccacctcctcttccaaAACCACGCCTTCatcaccatcctcctcctcctcccatcccTCCACCTCTGCCTCCACTCCCCTCGACACGCCCCCCTCCTACATTTCCACGTCTCCCTCACCTCCCGACCTCTCCGCCTCCTCTCCCGTGGGCCTGGAGTTGGGCAGAACCTGCAGCTCTGGCGACCCAGACTCGGTGTGTGGTTCTGGGCACGCCTCGCCTCTGCTGGGCCCTCGCAGCCAGTGCAGTGGAGCCTCCTCTCCAGACTGTGACCAGGAGAGAG gtgaccgagcagagggagcagaggcCTCACTAGAAGCCGGTCTGAACAAGCTCACATTGACTgtttcaccacaaaaacaagGAGACTCTGAGGacgaccaggaccaggaccaggaccaggaccagcaCTACGATAACCATGAAACCACCACATCCAGCACTGCCATCGTGATCCTCAACAGTGTTTAA